A window from Rana temporaria chromosome 8, aRanTem1.1, whole genome shotgun sequence encodes these proteins:
- the LOC120910371 gene encoding olfactory receptor 50-like codes for MEKCLNSTGNVFHISAFSTSESGRCLLFSAVLLMYLTTILGNMTIALLVCLVPQLHTPMYFFLGNLAIADIIHVSVTLPKLLSILLTRDHRISFSACMTQVYFFSLSAVCDIFVLTSMSYDRYVAVCKPLQYSLLISKDVCNAIIIFIYFASGNDAAINVIVTSLLTFCPTQNVDHFFCELTTLYSISSSDTTSRSILLVFQIIFLASLPFLLIITSYIFIISAILNIQSSKGRRKAFSSCSSHLTTVIIFFGPIIILYSKPGSEHSRELEKLLSLLYTAVVPMLNPFVYTLRNTDILNAIRDVTRRRNIF; via the coding sequence ATGGAGAAATGCTTAAACAGTACAGGAAACGTGTTCCACATCTCAGCATTTTCCACCTCTGAAAGCGGACGATGTCTCCTTTTCTCTGCAGTTCTATTGATGTATCTGACGACCATCCTGGGAAACATGACCATTGCTCTGTTGGTGTGTCTGGTCCCCCAGCTCCATACTCCAATGTATTTCTTCCTGGGTAATCTTGCCATAGCTGATATTATACACGTTTCAGTAACTCTTCCAAAACTTCTCTCCATACTCCTAACACGTGACCACCGGATTTCTTTCTCTGCCTGTATGACTCAGGTGTACTTCTTCTCATTGTCAGCCGTGTGTGATATTTTTGTGTTGACCTCCATGTCCTATGACCGATATGTGGCAGTTTGTAAGCCATTACAATATTCTTTGTTAATAAGTAAAGATGTATGCAATGCAAtaattatattcatttattttgcatCCGGTAATGATGCAGCAATCAATGTAATAGTTACGTCTCTGTTGACCTTCTGTCCCACACAAAATGTTGACCATTTCTTTTGTGAGTTGACAACCTTGTACTCCATTTCCTCTAGTGATACTACAAGCAGAAGCATACTTCTGGTATTCCAGATTATATTTCTGGCCTCTTTGCCATTTTTGCTTATTATAACTTCTTATATATTCATAATCTCTGCCATTTTGAACATTCAGTCCTCAAAGGGGCGACGGAAGGCTTTTTCCAGTTGTTCCTCCCACCTGACCACAGTGATAATCTTCTTTGGTCCAATCATTATACTGTACAGTAAACCAGGATCTGAGCATTCTAGGGAATTGGAAAAATTGCTGTCATTGCTGTATACGGCGGTGGTTCCAATGCTCAACCCGTTTGTCTATACTTTGAGGAATACAGATATTCTGAATGCTATAAGGGATGTAACAAGGAGGAGGAACATATTTTAG